One Citrobacter amalonaticus genomic window carries:
- the moeB gene encoding molybdopterin-synthase adenylyltransferase MoeB — MAELSDQEMLRYNRQIILRGFDFDGQEALKEARVLVVGLGGLGCASSQYLASAGVGHLTLLDFDTVSLSNLQRQTLHSDATLDQPKVESAHAALNRINPHVAITPINALLDETALRARIAEHDLVLDCTDNVAIRNQLNAGCYAAKVPLISGAAIRMEGQVTVFTYQEGEPCYRCLSRLFGDNALTCVEAGVMAPLIGVIGSLQAMEAIKLLAQYGQPASGKIVMYDAMTCQFREMKLMRNPGCEVCGTASA, encoded by the coding sequence ATGGCAGAACTCAGCGATCAGGAGATGCTGCGCTACAACCGGCAAATCATTCTGCGCGGCTTTGACTTTGACGGACAGGAAGCGCTGAAGGAAGCCAGGGTACTGGTTGTGGGCCTCGGAGGGTTGGGCTGTGCGTCCTCGCAGTATCTGGCGAGCGCCGGCGTTGGCCACCTGACGCTGCTCGATTTCGACACCGTATCGCTGTCGAATCTCCAGCGCCAGACGCTGCACAGCGATGCAACCCTCGACCAGCCGAAAGTGGAGTCGGCGCATGCCGCGCTAAACCGTATTAATCCGCACGTGGCTATCACCCCGATTAATGCTCTGCTGGACGAGACCGCCCTTCGGGCACGCATCGCCGAACACGATCTGGTGCTGGACTGCACCGATAACGTCGCGATTCGTAACCAGCTCAATGCGGGTTGTTATGCGGCAAAAGTCCCGTTGATTTCTGGTGCGGCGATCCGCATGGAAGGCCAGGTAACCGTCTTTACCTACCAAGAAGGCGAGCCCTGCTATCGCTGTCTGAGCCGTCTGTTTGGTGACAATGCGTTGACCTGCGTGGAGGCCGGAGTGATGGCACCGCTGATTGGGGTGATTGGATCGCTCCAGGCAATGGAGGCGATAAAGCTGCTGGCGCAGTATGGTCAGCCTGCATCAGGGAAAATCGTCATGTACGATGCCATGACCTGCCAGTTTCGTGAAATGAAGCTGATGCGTAATCCGGGCTGCGAGGTGTGCGGAACAGCATCAGCTTAA
- the moeA gene encoding molybdopterin molybdotransferase MoeA, with the protein MEFTAGLMPLETALTEMLSRVTPLTAVETLPLVQCFGRILATDVVSPLDVPGFDNSAMDGYAVRLADLASGHPLPVAGKAFAGQPFQGEWPAGSCIRIMTGAPVPPGCDAVVMQEQTEQTDNGVRFTADVRAGQNIRHRGEDITHNAVVFPAGTRLTTGELPVLASLGIADVQVVRKVRVALFSTGDELQLPGQPLGEGQIYDTNRLTVHLMLQQLGCDVINLGIIRDDPHALRTAFIEADSQADVVISSGGVSVGEADYTKTILEELGEIAFWKLAIKPGKPFAFGKLSNSWFCGLPGNPVSAALTFYQLVQPLLAKLSGNTASGLPARQRVRTASRLKKTPGRLDFQRGVLQRTADGELEVSSTGHQGSHVFSSFSQGNCFIVLERDRGNVEAGEWVEVEPFNALFGGL; encoded by the coding sequence ATGGAATTTACCGCCGGACTGATGCCGCTGGAAACGGCGCTTACCGAAATGTTGTCGCGTGTTACCCCGCTCACCGCCGTCGAGACGCTGCCGCTGGTGCAGTGCTTTGGCCGTATTCTGGCGACCGACGTGGTTTCGCCGTTGGACGTACCGGGTTTCGATAACTCGGCGATGGACGGTTACGCGGTACGACTGGCCGATCTCGCCAGCGGACACCCGCTGCCGGTCGCCGGTAAAGCATTCGCCGGTCAGCCGTTCCAGGGAGAATGGCCTGCGGGGAGCTGCATTCGCATTATGACCGGTGCGCCGGTACCGCCGGGATGTGACGCGGTGGTGATGCAAGAACAGACGGAACAGACTGACAATGGCGTACGTTTTACCGCCGACGTCCGCGCCGGGCAAAATATCCGCCATCGCGGCGAAGATATCACCCACAATGCGGTGGTTTTCCCTGCCGGCACGCGTCTGACCACGGGCGAACTGCCGGTACTGGCATCGCTCGGCATTGCCGACGTCCAGGTTGTGCGTAAAGTGCGCGTCGCGCTGTTCTCGACGGGCGATGAACTGCAACTGCCCGGTCAACCGCTCGGCGAAGGTCAGATTTATGATACCAACCGCCTGACCGTACACCTGATGCTGCAACAGTTGGGTTGCGACGTGATCAATTTAGGCATCATCCGCGACGATCCGCATGCCCTGCGCACGGCGTTCATCGAAGCTGACAGTCAGGCGGATGTGGTGATTAGCTCTGGCGGCGTGTCCGTCGGTGAAGCGGATTACACCAAAACCATTCTTGAAGAGCTGGGCGAAATCGCCTTCTGGAAACTGGCAATCAAGCCGGGCAAACCGTTCGCCTTCGGCAAACTGAGCAACAGCTGGTTCTGCGGGCTGCCGGGTAATCCGGTGTCAGCGGCGCTCACCTTCTACCAGTTGGTTCAACCTCTGCTGGCGAAACTGAGCGGCAATACGGCCAGCGGGTTGCCAGCGCGCCAGCGCGTACGCACCGCCTCACGACTGAAGAAAACGCCGGGACGCCTTGATTTCCAGCGTGGTGTACTACAGCGCACCGCCGACGGCGAACTGGAAGTCAGCAGCACGGGGCATCAGGGTTCACATGTTTTCAGTTCCTTCAGTCAGGGCAACTGCTTCATTGTGCTGGAGCGCGATCGCGGTAACGTCGAGGCCGGTGAATGGGTGGAAGTCGAGCCCTTCAATGCGCTGTTCGGAGGCCTGTGA
- the iaaA gene encoding beta-aspartyl-peptidase, with protein sequence MGKAVIAIHGGAGAITRAQMSQEQELRYIQALSDIVDVGQKMLEAGESALDVVTEAVRLLEECPLFNAGIGAVYTRDETHELDACVMDGNTLKAGAVAGVSHLRNPILAARLVMERSPHVMMIGAGAEKFAAGEGMALVSADLFSTPERYEQLLAARSSGETVLDHSGAPLDEGKKMGTVGAVALDVHGNLAAATSTGGMTNKLPGRVGDSPLVGAGCYANNASVAVSCTGTGEVFIRALAAYDIAALMDYGGLSLSEACERVVMEKLPALGGSGGLIAIDHEGNVALPFNCEGMYRAWGYAGDTPTTGIYREKGDTVATQ encoded by the coding sequence ATGGGCAAAGCAGTCATTGCAATTCACGGCGGCGCAGGGGCGATTACCCGCGCGCAGATGAGCCAGGAGCAGGAATTACGCTATATCCAGGCGCTTTCCGACATTGTCGACGTCGGGCAAAAGATGCTGGAAGCGGGAGAAAGCGCGCTGGATGTGGTCACTGAAGCCGTGCGACTGCTTGAAGAGTGTCCGCTGTTTAATGCCGGGATTGGCGCGGTGTATACCCGTGACGAGACTCATGAACTGGATGCCTGCGTCATGGATGGCAATACCCTGAAAGCCGGAGCGGTGGCGGGTGTCAGCCATCTGCGTAACCCGATCCTCGCCGCCAGACTGGTGATGGAGCGCAGCCCGCATGTCATGATGATCGGCGCGGGCGCTGAAAAATTTGCGGCCGGGGAGGGGATGGCGCTGGTGTCCGCGGATCTCTTTTCAACGCCTGAACGTTATGAACAACTGCTGGCTGCGCGCTCAAGCGGGGAAACCGTGCTGGATCACAGCGGCGCACCGCTCGATGAAGGCAAAAAAATGGGCACCGTGGGCGCGGTCGCACTGGATGTACATGGCAATCTGGCGGCGGCGACGTCAACCGGTGGCATGACCAACAAATTACCGGGCCGCGTCGGCGACAGCCCGCTTGTTGGCGCGGGTTGTTATGCCAATAATGCCAGTGTGGCGGTCTCCTGCACCGGCACCGGCGAAGTGTTTATCCGCGCGCTGGCGGCATACGATATTGCCGCGTTGATGGATTACGGCGGCCTGAGCTTATCGGAGGCCTGCGAACGAGTCGTGATGGAGAAGTTACCGGCGCTGGGCGGGAGCGGCGGGCTGATCGCCATCGATCATGAGGGGAATGTGGCCTTGCCGTTTAATTGCGAAGGAATGTATCGCGCCTGGGGCTATGCCGGGGATACACCAACGACCGGGATTTACCGGGAAAAAGGGGACACCGTTGCCACACAGTGA
- the gsiA gene encoding glutathione ABC transporter ATP-binding protein GsiA has protein sequence MPHSDALDASDVLAVSNLNIAFQQDQQRTEAVRDLSFRLKRGETLAIVGESGSGKSVTALSLMRLIEQSGGEVQCEQMLLRRRNREVIELGEQSTSQLQRVRGADIAMIFQEPMTSLNPVFTVGEQIAESIRLHQGAGREEAMAEAKRMLDQVRIPEAKAILSRYPHQLSGGMRQRVMIAMALSCRPAVLIADEPTTALDVTIQAQILQLIKVLQQEMSMGVIFITHDMGVVADVADRVLVMYQGEGVETGTVEQIFRSPQHPYTQSLLAAVPQLGAMKGLPYPRRFPLISLSEPEKRERPVDQNTVVEGEPILQVRNLVTRFPLRSGILNRVTREVHAVENVSFDLWPGETLSLVGESGCGKSTTGRALLRLVESQSGEIIFNGQRIDTLSDSQLQPLRRDIQFIFQDPYASLDPRQTVGYSIMEPLRVHGLLQGKAAADRVAWLLERVGLKPEHAWRYPHEFSGGQRQRICIARALALNPKVIIADESVSALDVSIRGQIINLLLDLQRELGIAWLFISHDMAVVERISHRVAVMHMGQIVEIGPRAALFEDPQHPYTRKLMAAVPVADPGHHRPQRVLLSDDLPSNIYRRGEAPAPVSLQLVGPGHYVARPQQENALLRL, from the coding sequence TTGCCACACAGTGATGCGCTTGACGCCAGCGACGTGCTGGCCGTCAGCAATCTGAATATCGCTTTTCAACAGGACCAGCAGCGCACTGAGGCGGTGCGGGACCTGTCATTTCGTCTCAAGCGTGGCGAGACGCTGGCGATTGTCGGTGAATCCGGTTCAGGCAAATCGGTCACCGCGCTGTCGCTGATGCGACTGATTGAACAGTCTGGCGGCGAGGTGCAGTGTGAGCAGATGCTGCTGCGTCGTCGGAACCGCGAGGTGATTGAGCTGGGCGAACAGAGTACGTCGCAACTTCAGCGGGTCCGGGGCGCCGATATCGCCATGATCTTTCAGGAGCCGATGACGTCGCTCAATCCGGTGTTTACCGTGGGCGAGCAGATAGCCGAGTCCATTCGCCTGCATCAGGGGGCGGGGCGTGAAGAGGCGATGGCGGAGGCTAAGCGGATGCTCGATCAGGTTCGCATTCCGGAGGCGAAAGCGATCCTATCTCGCTATCCCCATCAGCTTTCCGGCGGCATGCGCCAGCGTGTGATGATTGCGATGGCGCTCTCGTGTCGCCCGGCGGTGCTGATTGCCGATGAACCGACAACCGCGCTGGACGTCACGATTCAGGCGCAAATCCTGCAGCTGATTAAAGTTCTGCAACAAGAGATGTCGATGGGGGTGATTTTCATCACTCACGATATGGGCGTGGTCGCGGATGTCGCCGATCGTGTGCTGGTGATGTATCAGGGTGAAGGGGTAGAGACCGGCACTGTGGAACAGATCTTCCGCTCGCCGCAGCATCCTTACACGCAGTCATTATTAGCGGCGGTGCCGCAACTTGGGGCAATGAAAGGCCTCCCTTATCCGCGCCGCTTCCCGTTGATCTCTCTGAGCGAGCCAGAAAAGCGTGAGCGGCCTGTCGATCAAAATACGGTGGTCGAGGGAGAGCCCATTTTGCAGGTACGCAATCTGGTCACTCGTTTCCCGTTACGTAGCGGTATCCTTAATCGGGTGACTCGCGAAGTGCATGCGGTGGAAAATGTCAGCTTTGATCTCTGGCCTGGCGAGACGCTGTCGCTGGTCGGTGAGTCGGGCTGCGGCAAATCCACCACCGGACGCGCGCTACTGCGCCTGGTGGAATCGCAGTCCGGCGAGATTATTTTCAACGGTCAGCGAATCGATACGTTGTCCGACAGTCAATTGCAGCCATTGCGCCGCGATATTCAGTTTATTTTTCAGGATCCGTACGCCTCGCTCGACCCACGACAAACCGTGGGGTATTCCATCATGGAGCCGCTGCGCGTCCACGGGTTGTTGCAGGGTAAGGCGGCGGCCGATCGCGTGGCGTGGCTGCTGGAGCGTGTCGGGTTGAAACCTGAACATGCGTGGCGTTACCCGCATGAGTTTTCTGGCGGACAGCGCCAGCGGATCTGTATTGCCCGCGCGCTGGCGCTCAATCCAAAAGTGATTATTGCCGATGAGTCGGTCTCCGCGCTGGATGTGTCGATTCGCGGGCAAATTATCAACCTGCTGCTCGACTTGCAGCGGGAGCTGGGGATTGCCTGGCTGTTCATCTCGCATGATATGGCCGTCGTTGAACGGATCAGCCACCGCGTTGCGGTGATGCACATGGGGCAGATTGTTGAGATCGGCCCACGCGCCGCGCTGTTTGAAGATCCTCAGCATCCGTATACCCGTAAGCTCATGGCGGCGGTTCCGGTTGCCGATCCCGGACATCACCGGCCGCAGCGGGTGCTGCTGTCGGACGATCTGCCCAGCAACATTTACCGGCGCGGCGAAGCGCCAGCACCTGTTTCATTGCAGTTAGTCGGGCCCGGGCATTATGTCGCGCGTCCACAACAAGAAAATGCGCTATTGCGTTTATAA
- the gsiB gene encoding glutathione ABC transporter substrate-binding protein GsiB yields the protein MTKLLARHWLLALGATTALAASPAFAAKDVVVAVGSNFTTLDPYDANDTLSQQVAKSFYQGLFGLDKEMKLKNVLAESYTVSDDGLVYTLKLRQGVKFQDGTDFNAEAVKINLDRASDPANSLKRYNLYKNIAKTEAVDPATVKITLKQPFSAFINILAHPATAMISPAALAKYGKEIGFHPVGTGPYALDTWNQTDFVKVKKFAGYWQPGLPKLDSITWRPVTDNNTRAAMLQTGEAQFAFPIPYEQAALLEKNKNLQLVASPSIMQRYISMNVTQKPFDNPKVREALNYAINRQALVKVAFAGYATPATGVVPPSIAYAQSYTAWPYDPAKARELLKEAGYPNGFSTTLWSSHNHSTAQKVLQFTQQQLAQVGVKVQVTAMDAGQRASEVEGKGQKESGVRMFYTGWSASTGEADWALSPLFASQNWPPTLFNTAFYSNPQVDTDLADALKTTDPQEKARLYKEAQDVVWKESPWIPLVVEKLVSAHSNKLTGFWIMPDTGFSFDDADLK from the coding sequence ATGACAAAATTGCTCGCCCGACATTGGCTGCTGGCATTAGGCGCGACGACCGCGCTGGCGGCGTCCCCGGCGTTTGCCGCGAAAGATGTAGTGGTTGCGGTGGGGTCCAACTTCACCACGCTCGATCCGTATGATGCGAATGACACCTTATCGCAGCAGGTGGCAAAGTCGTTTTATCAGGGGCTGTTTGGCCTTGATAAAGAGATGAAGCTGAAGAACGTGCTGGCAGAGAGCTACACCGTCTCTGACGACGGCCTGGTATATACCCTTAAACTGCGTCAGGGTGTGAAATTCCAGGACGGTACCGACTTTAACGCCGAAGCGGTGAAAATAAACCTCGATCGTGCCAGCGATCCCGCCAATAGCCTCAAGCGTTATAACCTGTATAAAAACATCGCCAAAACAGAGGCCGTCGATCCCGCGACGGTAAAAATCACCCTGAAGCAGCCGTTCTCCGCGTTTATTAATATCCTGGCGCACCCGGCAACGGCGATGATCTCACCGGCCGCGCTGGCGAAATACGGCAAAGAGATTGGCTTCCATCCGGTCGGTACCGGTCCATACGCGCTGGACACCTGGAATCAAACCGATTTTGTGAAGGTGAAGAAATTTGCCGGCTACTGGCAGCCGGGATTACCGAAGCTGGACAGCATCACCTGGCGTCCGGTCACCGATAACAATACCCGTGCGGCGATGCTGCAAACCGGGGAAGCACAGTTTGCCTTCCCGATCCCCTACGAGCAGGCGGCGCTGTTAGAGAAAAACAAAAATCTGCAACTGGTCGCCAGTCCGTCGATCATGCAGCGTTACATCAGCATGAACGTGACGCAAAAGCCGTTCGACAACCCGAAAGTCCGCGAGGCGTTAAACTACGCCATCAACCGTCAGGCGCTGGTGAAAGTGGCGTTTGCCGGCTACGCGACTCCGGCTACCGGCGTGGTGCCGCCGTCGATTGCTTATGCGCAAAGCTACACGGCATGGCCTTACGATCCGGCAAAAGCACGTGAACTGCTGAAAGAAGCGGGTTATCCGAACGGTTTTAGCACCACGCTGTGGTCATCGCACAATCACAGTACCGCCCAGAAAGTGTTGCAGTTTACCCAACAGCAGCTGGCGCAGGTGGGGGTGAAAGTGCAGGTGACGGCGATGGATGCCGGTCAGCGCGCGTCGGAAGTGGAGGGCAAAGGGCAGAAAGAGAGCGGTGTCAGGATGTTCTACACCGGCTGGTCGGCGTCGACCGGTGAAGCCGACTGGGCACTGTCGCCGCTGTTTGCCTCGCAAAACTGGCCGCCAACGCTGTTTAACACGGCGTTCTACAGCAATCCGCAGGTGGATACCGACCTGGCCGACGCGCTGAAAACGACCGATCCGCAAGAGAAAGCGCGGCTGTACAAAGAGGCGCAGGATGTCGTCTGGAAAGAGTCGCCATGGATCCCGCTGGTGGTGGAAAAACTGGTCTCGGCGCACAGTAACAAACTGACTGGTTTCTGGATCATGCCAGATACGGGGTTCAGCTTTGATGATGCAGATTTGAAATAA
- the gsiC gene encoding glutathione ABC transporter permease GsiC yields MLNYILKRLLGLIPTLFIVAVLVFLFVHLLPGDPARLIAGPEADSQVIELVRQQLGLDRPLHVQFWHYMTNVLQGDFGLSMVSRRPVSEEIASRFMPTLWLTLTSMIWAVLFGMAAGIVAAVWRNRWPDRLSMTLAVTGISFPAFALGMLLMQVFSVELGWLPTVGADSWQHYILPSVTLGAAVASVMARFTRASFVDVLSEDYMRTARAKGVSETWVVLKHGLRNAMIPVVTMMGLQFGFLLGGSIVVEKVFNWPGLGRLLVDSVEMRDYPVIQAEVLLFSLEFILINLVVDVLYAAINPAIRYK; encoded by the coding sequence ATGCTTAACTATATCCTCAAACGCCTGCTGGGGTTGATTCCGACCCTGTTCATTGTTGCGGTGTTGGTGTTTTTATTTGTTCACCTGTTGCCCGGTGACCCGGCGCGGCTGATTGCCGGGCCGGAAGCCGACTCGCAGGTGATTGAACTGGTTCGTCAACAGCTCGGTCTCGACAGGCCGCTGCACGTCCAGTTCTGGCATTACATGACTAACGTGTTGCAGGGTGATTTTGGCCTCTCGATGGTTTCCCGTCGGCCGGTCTCGGAAGAGATCGCCAGCCGGTTTATGCCGACGCTGTGGCTGACGTTGACCAGTATGATCTGGGCCGTTCTGTTCGGTATGGCGGCGGGGATTGTCGCGGCGGTATGGCGTAATCGCTGGCCGGATCGCCTCAGCATGACGCTGGCTGTTACCGGGATCTCCTTTCCGGCGTTCGCGCTGGGGATGCTGTTAATGCAGGTGTTCTCTGTGGAGTTAGGCTGGTTGCCGACCGTCGGGGCCGATAGCTGGCAGCACTACATTCTGCCGTCTGTCACCCTTGGCGCGGCGGTGGCCTCGGTGATGGCGCGCTTTACCCGCGCCTCGTTTGTCGATGTGCTCAGTGAAGATTATATGCGCACCGCCAGGGCGAAAGGGGTCAGTGAAACGTGGGTGGTGCTCAAGCACGGACTGCGCAATGCGATGATCCCTGTCGTCACCATGATGGGGTTACAGTTCGGCTTTTTGCTCGGTGGGTCTATCGTGGTCGAAAAGGTCTTCAACTGGCCCGGTCTTGGTCGTCTGCTGGTGGACTCCGTGGAGATGCGTGATTATCCGGTGATCCAGGCGGAAGTCCTGCTGTTCTCACTGGAATTTATTCTTATCAACTTAGTGGTGGATGTGCTGTATGCCGCCATTAACCCGGCTATCAGGTACAAGTAA
- the gsiD gene encoding glutathione ABC transporter permease GsiD — MRLLNWRRQAILNAMPRVKPERVRTPWHEFWRRFRRQHVALIAGLFVLLLILVAIFARWLTPFDAENYFDYDRLNDGPSMMHWFGVDSLGRDIFSRVLVGAQISLAAGVFAVLIGAAIGTVLGLLAGYYEGWWDRLIMRICDVLFAFPGILLAIAVVAVLGSGIANVIIAVAIFSIPAFARLVRGNTLVLKQQTFIESARSIGASDATIIFSHILPGTVSSIVVFFTMRIGTSIISAASLSFLGLGAQPPTPEWGAMLNEARADMVIAPHVALFPAVAIFLTVLAFNLLGDGLRDALDPKIKG; from the coding sequence ATGCGATTACTTAACTGGCGCCGTCAGGCGATTTTAAATGCCATGCCGAGAGTGAAACCCGAACGGGTGCGCACGCCGTGGCACGAGTTCTGGCGACGTTTTCGTCGTCAGCATGTGGCGTTGATTGCTGGCCTGTTTGTACTGCTGCTGATCCTGGTGGCGATCTTCGCTCGCTGGCTGACGCCATTCGATGCGGAAAACTATTTCGATTATGACAGGTTGAATGATGGGCCGTCGATGATGCACTGGTTCGGCGTGGATTCGCTGGGCAGAGACATCTTCAGCCGTGTGCTGGTTGGCGCGCAAATCTCGCTGGCGGCAGGGGTATTTGCGGTATTGATTGGCGCGGCGATTGGCACCGTACTGGGGCTGCTGGCGGGCTACTATGAAGGCTGGTGGGATCGGTTAATCATGCGCATCTGCGACGTGCTGTTTGCGTTTCCGGGGATCCTGCTGGCGATTGCCGTGGTGGCGGTGTTGGGCAGCGGCATTGCGAACGTCATTATCGCCGTGGCGATCTTCTCCATCCCGGCGTTCGCCCGCCTGGTGCGTGGTAATACGCTGGTGCTGAAACAGCAGACGTTTATCGAGTCGGCGCGCAGCATTGGCGCCAGCGATGCGACCATTATTTTCAGCCATATCTTGCCAGGGACCGTCTCGTCGATTGTGGTCTTTTTTACCATGCGTATTGGCACGTCGATTATCTCTGCGGCAAGTCTGTCTTTTCTGGGACTGGGCGCACAGCCGCCGACGCCGGAGTGGGGCGCGATGCTGAATGAAGCGCGGGCGGATATGGTGATTGCGCCGCATGTGGCGCTGTTCCCGGCGGTGGCAATTTTCCTGACGGTACTGGCGTTTAATCTGTTAGGCGATGGCCTGCGCGACGCGCTGGACCCGAAGATAAAAGGGTGA
- the rimO gene encoding 30S ribosomal protein S12 methylthiotransferase RimO: protein MSKVTHQPKIGFVSLGCPKNLVDSERILTELRTEGYDVVPSYDDADMVIVNTCGFIDSAVQESLEAIGEALNENGKVIVTGCLGAKEDQIREVHPKVLEITGPHSYEQVLEHVHHYVPKPKHNPFLSLVPEQGVKLTPRHYAYLKISEGCNHRCTFCIIPSMRGDLVSRPVGDVLSEAKRLVDAGVKEILVISQDTSAYGVDVKHRTGFYNGEPVKTSMVSLCEQLSKLGIWTRLHYVYPYPHVDDVIPLMAEGKILPYLDIPLQHASPRILKLMKRPGSVDRQLARIKQWREICPELTLRSTFIVGFPGETEDDFQMLLDFLTEARLDRVGCFKYSPVDGAGANELPDQVPEDVKEERWNRFMQLQQQISAERLQEKVGREILVIVDEVDEEGAIGRSMADAPEIDGAVYLNGETNVKPGDVIRVKVENADEYDLWGTRV, encoded by the coding sequence ATGAGCAAAGTAACCCACCAGCCGAAAATCGGCTTCGTTTCCCTCGGCTGTCCGAAAAACCTCGTCGATTCGGAACGAATCCTGACTGAACTGCGTACCGAAGGCTACGATGTCGTCCCGAGTTACGACGACGCCGATATGGTGATCGTCAATACCTGCGGTTTTATCGACAGCGCAGTACAGGAATCACTGGAAGCCATTGGCGAAGCGCTGAACGAAAACGGCAAGGTGATCGTCACCGGCTGTCTGGGCGCGAAAGAAGATCAGATCCGTGAAGTCCATCCGAAAGTGCTGGAAATCACCGGGCCACATAGCTATGAACAGGTTCTGGAACATGTTCACCACTACGTGCCGAAACCGAAGCACAATCCGTTCCTGAGCCTGGTGCCGGAACAGGGCGTGAAGCTGACCCCGCGTCATTACGCCTACCTGAAAATTTCTGAAGGCTGCAACCATCGCTGCACCTTCTGCATCATCCCGTCCATGCGCGGCGATCTGGTTAGCCGTCCAGTTGGCGATGTGCTGAGCGAAGCAAAGCGTCTGGTCGATGCCGGAGTGAAAGAGATCCTCGTGATTTCTCAGGACACCTCCGCCTACGGCGTGGATGTGAAGCATCGTACCGGGTTCTATAACGGTGAACCGGTGAAAACCAGCATGGTCAGCCTGTGTGAACAGTTGTCTAAGCTGGGGATCTGGACGCGTCTGCACTACGTTTACCCGTATCCGCATGTTGACGACGTCATCCCGCTGATGGCGGAAGGTAAAATCCTGCCGTACCTGGATATCCCGCTTCAGCACGCCAGCCCACGCATTCTGAAGCTGATGAAGCGCCCTGGCTCGGTTGACCGCCAGTTGGCGCGCATCAAGCAATGGCGCGAAATCTGTCCGGAGCTGACCCTGCGCTCAACGTTTATTGTTGGTTTCCCGGGTGAAACGGAAGACGATTTCCAGATGCTGCTCGACTTCCTGACAGAAGCGCGACTCGACCGCGTAGGCTGCTTCAAATACAGCCCGGTAGACGGCGCTGGCGCCAATGAGCTGCCGGATCAGGTACCGGAAGACGTGAAAGAAGAGCGCTGGAACCGCTTTATGCAACTGCAACAACAGATCTCCGCAGAACGTCTGCAGGAGAAAGTCGGTCGCGAAATTCTGGTGATCGTCGATGAAGTCGACGAAGAAGGCGCGATTGGTCGTAGCATGGCCGACGCCCCGGAAATCGATGGCGCAGTCTATCTGAACGGCGAAACTAACGTGAAGCCGGGCGACGTGATCCGCGTGAAGGTGGAAAACGCCGACGAGTACGATCTGTGGGGCACGCGGGTTTAA
- the bssR gene encoding biofilm formation regulator BssR, translated as MFVDRLRTDLLNKLINARIDLAAYLQLRMAKGYMSVSENDHLRENFFELNRELHDKSLRLNLHLDQEEWDALHHAEGALAAAAVCLMSGHHDCPNFIAVNAEKLNTCLTTLTLSIQSLQAHSTLEDA; from the coding sequence ATGTTCGTTGACAGACTGAGAACCGATCTGCTGAATAAGCTCATCAACGCCAGGATCGACCTCGCTGCGTATCTGCAGCTAAGGATGGCGAAAGGATACATGTCAGTCAGCGAGAATGATCATCTACGTGAGAACTTTTTCGAACTGAACCGCGAGCTGCACGATAAATCGTTGCGCTTGAATCTGCATCTCGATCAGGAAGAATGGGATGCCTTGCACCATGCCGAAGGTGCACTCGCCGCTGCGGCGGTGTGCCTGATGAGCGGACACCACGACTGTCCGAACTTTATTGCCGTCAATGCAGAAAAACTCAATACCTGCCTGACAACCTTAACCCTGAGCATTCAGAGTCTGCAGGCTCATTCAACGCTTGAAGATGCCTGA